CGGAAGCCGTGAAATTCGAGCGCAGCGGTGTCAGGCGCCGCCGCGCCGGCCGTGCGCTCAGGCGCCGCAGCGGAAATGTCCGCGGCCGGCGGCGGCCCTTGCGCGGCGAGCGGCGCGGCGGCCGACGTGAGACACCCGAGCGCGATCGACAGCTGCCGTCCGAAAAGGCGCATGGGAGAAAAGGGCCGCCCAAGGCGGCCCCTCAAGGTGGTTGCGTGGTGAATCGGCGCGGCGCGGCGCTAGACCTTGCGCACGTTGGCGGCTTGCAGGCCCTTCGGGCCCTCCACCACCTCGAACTCCACGTTGTCGCCTTCGGCGAGCGATCGGAATCCCTCGGCCACGATGGCCGTGTGGTGCACGAAAACGTCCTTGCCGCCGTCCTGCGCGATGAAGCCGAAGCCTTTCGCATCGTTGAACCACTTGACCGTGCCCTTCGCCATTGCGCCAACCTCTTCTTCAGGGGAGCCCAAAGGCTCCGGGAAACCCCCGGCCCTCGTGGCCGGGCATACAAAAAGCGCCGTCCGGAGAAAGCTCCGGCCGGCGAGTACCACCGAGGTCTAGACGGAAGGGACCGCGCAGAACATGAGGATAAGCTCCCGCCCGCCCGAGGTTTTGTCAATATCGAGGGGGTCCGGGCTAGCGGAGCACCACCCCGGCCGCCCGGATCTCATGACTCAGGAGCCAGCGCTTCGTGGCGAGGCCACCGCCATAGCCGACCAGGCTTCCGTCCTTTCCCACCACGCGGTGGCAGGGGATGAGGATGGCGAGATGATTGGCTGAAACGAGCCAGCCGATCTGGCGCGGATGCAACCCGGTCGACCGCGCGACGTCGTCGTACGAGCGGGTCTCGCCGAAGCGGATGCGGACGAGGGCCTTGTAGACGGCGATCTGCGCGGGCGAGAGCTCGAACCAGTTTCTCAGGTACTTGGGAAATGCGAAGGGGCGGGGGGTGCCGGCAAAGTAGGCGTCGAGCAACGCCGAGCTGGCGCGGCAGGGCCCCTGGACGATGTGCAGCTCGGGGACCGCGGCGCGGAGCCGCACCGCCCAGCGGATGCGGCCCGCGCGCGGGGGGAACTCGACGGCCAGCGGTCCCTCGTCACACTCGATGACGGTGAGCGCGCCGACCGGCGAGGGGTAGGTGGTCCACTCGACTCGCATGGCGGCTCCGCGGTGTCCCGATCGTGTCCCAAAGCTAGCCGGCTCCGGGCGTCAGGGCCATGTGCGCCGCGCCGGGCGGACGATTAGCTTAGGCCCATGGCCACACCGCAAACGCTGGTTGTGCGGACCTTCACCGACCGGGCTGAAGGCCTGTCGCATTTCATCCTGCGCGCAGGCGAGGCGCCGCGGCTCTTCGCCTTCGACGACGCGCTCGGGTGCCCGGTCGAAACGGCGCTCGCTGCGCTCGAGTGGACGGGCGCCGTCGGCATTCTGATGGATGACGATCTGCTCCATGCCGCGCGGCTCACCAGCGAAACCGCGGCGGCCGTGATCGAGCGCAAGGCGCAAGGGGGCCGCCGCTTCGTGTACCTCGGGCCGCGGCTCGACGCACCGCCGATGGACGTTTTCGAGGGTGCCGTGCTGTTCGACGAGCCCGGCGTCAAGGCGGTCGAGTTCACCCAGCGGGCGCACGGCCTGGCGCACTTCCTTCGCGCCACCTCCGGCACCGGCGCGCTCCTCGCGCTCCTGGGCCGCCGCGCGCCCGAGCTTCGGCACCTCAAGCGCTGGCTCCCCCCGATCATCCAGGAGCTGGACGCGCCGCGCCGCCTCATCGCCGGGTGGTTTGCTGCGAGCTCGGCCGGATGCCTCTTCGGCGGCACCGATCTCGAGGCGAGCCACCGCTACGTCGAGGTCGGGCTGGAATCGTGAGTCCAGCGAGTGCGTGGGACGATGTAGAAAACCGGAAATGCACATCTCCACAACCTGTGGAGAGGAGCGGCCAGATGCTGCTCCGGTCTTGGCTTAGCTGTCCACAAGCGACCCGCGACAAAAGGCGGTAACCCGAAGAAACATAGGCACTTGCGAGGCTTGTCGGCCGCCGTATACTTCGGCTCGACGCGGCCAGTCGCGCGCTCCGTCCTCTCCGATCCGGCGCCTCGGGGAGCCATGCGAAGGATAGGTCCGCGACCCTGTCCGACTCGCAGCGCCCGCACGGATGAACCGGGCAGGATGGCCATTCGGCCTGGGGATCGAAACAATCCATGTGTGGAGCGGCCGCCCAGCCACGACTGGGTGGCCGCTTCGTTTTGGATCCTATCGCGAGTCTACCAACCCCCAATCGCTGCGGCCGCGGTAGGCGCGGCGCCGCTCCAGCTGCCAGAGCGGGCGCGCGCTCACGAGCGCATCGCCTGAGAAGTTTTCGGGATCGGCGAGCGCGTC
The sequence above is a segment of the Gemmatimonadales bacterium genome. Coding sequences within it:
- a CDS encoding cold-shock protein — its product is MAKGTVKWFNDAKGFGFIAQDGGKDVFVHHTAIVAEGFRSLAEGDNVEFEVVEGPKGLQAANVRKV
- a CDS encoding methylated-DNA--[protein]-cysteine S-methyltransferase, translated to MRVEWTTYPSPVGALTVIECDEGPLAVEFPPRAGRIRWAVRLRAAVPELHIVQGPCRASSALLDAYFAGTPRPFAFPKYLRNWFELSPAQIAVYKALVRIRFGETRSYDDVARSTGLHPRQIGWLVSANHLAILIPCHRVVGKDGSLVGYGGGLATKRWLLSHEIRAAGVVLR